One genomic region from Mycoplasmopsis columbina encodes:
- a CDS encoding Nif3-like dinuclear metal center hexameric protein, with amino-acid sequence MQLRKIVNYLHTLYPLEKKEIWDPSGFSVKFNLSEKFKGAIVALDLTDDVLTKALELDANLIITHHPFKFQKTWDDEFNVAPYKKEILEILKAKRINVLALHTNFDNSSFGTSKRIVEELGLIDYLFEDENPYGAVIKGHNLNFYDLVKLIKSKLNLNALRTNIKNQNFELDKVAFLSGSGANVEVNNYTLNNFSLIVTSDIKWSDWVNYQQIKAPLLEIPHLDEQVFTRVIKNDLLTFKTKEKVSVKEVLLEEIYFNL; translated from the coding sequence ATGCAGTTGAGAAAAATTGTTAACTATTTGCACACTCTTTATCCTTTAGAAAAAAAAGAAATTTGAGATCCTTCAGGTTTTTCAGTCAAATTTAATTTAAGCGAAAAATTTAAAGGTGCAATTGTAGCTCTAGATCTTACCGATGATGTGTTGACAAAAGCTTTAGAATTAGATGCTAATTTGATTATCACTCACCATCCATTCAAATTTCAAAAAACTTGAGATGATGAATTTAATGTTGCGCCCTATAAAAAAGAAATATTAGAAATATTAAAGGCTAAAAGAATTAATGTTTTAGCTTTGCATACAAACTTTGATAATTCAAGTTTTGGAACTTCCAAGAGAATTGTTGAAGAATTAGGTTTAATAGACTATTTATTTGAAGATGAAAATCCTTATGGAGCCGTAATTAAGGGTCATAACTTAAATTTTTATGATTTAGTTAAACTAATAAAAAGCAAATTAAACTTAAATGCTTTAAGAACTAATATAAAAAATCAAAATTTTGAATTAGATAAGGTAGCTTTTCTCTCAGGTTCTGGAGCAAATGTTGAAGTAAATAACTATACTCTTAACAATTTTAGTTTAATTGTTACAAGTGATATTAAGTGAAGTGATTGAGTTAATTATCAACAAATTAAAGCACCGCTTTTGGAAATTCCTCATCTTGATGAACAGGTATTTACTAGAGTAATTAAAAATGATTTATTAACCTTTAAAACAAAGGAAAAAGTCAGTGTTAAAGAAGTATTATTAGAGGAAATTTATTTTAATCTTTAG